One Rhodanobacteraceae bacterium DNA segment encodes these proteins:
- the secD gene encoding protein translocase subunit SecD: MFEYPKWKLGLVVVLIVLAALYSLPNAFPEQPAIQISASRGATIDAALEGRVEGTLKGKEIPYFGVKRTEDRLMVRFDDADLQLKASTALKEDLGQNYIVALNLASTVPGWLSAIHARPVTKGLDLQGGVHFLMEVDQVAARTKLEERYVTEVYQILRTAKIAYRSVTPTRDGLSIQLITNADRDKALTELAEKSPDLLVEEAVSSDTLLLARIKPEKIAEAQKHTIEQNVTTLRNRVSELGVAEPIIAQQGQTRIVVQLPGVQDTAAAKKILGATATLEYRAVNDTANAEEAATTGRVPPDSKLYYEKNGRPVLLKKEVIATGDQLVDATSGYDQQSGTPMVSVRLDSVGGSRMLDFTSENVGRPMAVVYIERIPEFKMVDGKEVRSSKETQTVISVATIRGVFSNQFQTTGLESSTYAKDLALLLRAGSLAVPVDIIEERIIGPSLGADNIKRGMEATVIGFVLICVFVVIYYRLVGVVAVVGLMVNLLLLLAVLSALGATLTMPGIAGIVLTLGMAVDANVLIAERIREEIRSGNSPVNSLRAGYEKAWGTILDANLTTLFAAVAMFAFGAGPVKGFAVTLLTGILTSMFSAVMVTQMIMSLIYGNRRKVSSISV, from the coding sequence ATGTTCGAATATCCTAAGTGGAAGCTCGGCCTGGTGGTCGTGCTGATCGTACTGGCGGCCCTGTATTCGCTGCCCAACGCTTTTCCTGAGCAACCGGCCATCCAGATTTCCGCCAGCCGCGGTGCGACCATCGACGCCGCGCTCGAAGGCCGTGTCGAAGGCACGCTCAAGGGCAAGGAAATTCCCTACTTCGGCGTCAAGCGCACCGAAGATCGCCTGATGGTGCGTTTTGACGATGCCGACCTGCAGCTCAAGGCATCAACAGCCTTGAAGGAAGATCTGGGTCAGAACTACATCGTGGCCCTGAATCTGGCCTCTACCGTGCCGGGCTGGCTGAGCGCGATCCATGCGCGCCCGGTCACCAAGGGCCTGGACCTGCAGGGTGGCGTGCACTTCCTGATGGAAGTGGATCAGGTGGCAGCACGCACCAAGCTGGAAGAGCGTTACGTTACCGAGGTCTACCAGATCCTGCGGACGGCCAAGATCGCCTATCGCAGCGTCACGCCGACCCGTGATGGCCTCTCCATTCAACTGATCACCAATGCCGATCGTGACAAGGCGCTGACCGAGCTGGCCGAGAAGTCGCCCGACTTGCTCGTGGAAGAAGCGGTCAGCTCCGATACCTTGTTGCTGGCACGGATCAAGCCCGAGAAGATTGCCGAGGCGCAGAAGCACACGATCGAGCAGAACGTCACCACCTTGCGCAATCGCGTCAGCGAATTGGGTGTGGCCGAGCCGATCATTGCCCAGCAGGGCCAGACCCGTATCGTCGTGCAGCTGCCCGGCGTGCAGGACACGGCCGCAGCCAAGAAGATCCTCGGTGCCACGGCAACGCTGGAGTATCGCGCGGTCAATGACACGGCCAACGCCGAGGAAGCCGCCACCACCGGCCGCGTACCGCCCGATTCCAAGCTCTACTACGAGAAGAACGGCCGTCCGGTGCTGTTGAAGAAGGAAGTCATCGCCACCGGCGACCAGCTGGTCGATGCCACCAGCGGCTACGATCAGCAGAGCGGCACACCGATGGTTTCCGTGCGCCTCGACAGTGTCGGCGGCTCGCGCATGCTGGACTTCACCAGCGAGAACGTCGGCCGACCAATGGCGGTGGTCTACATCGAGCGCATCCCCGAGTTCAAGATGGTCGATGGCAAGGAGGTTCGATCTTCCAAGGAAACCCAGACCGTCATCAGCGTCGCCACCATTCGCGGCGTCTTCAGCAATCAGTTCCAGACCACTGGGCTCGAAAGCTCCACCTATGCCAAGGATCTCGCCCTGCTGCTCCGCGCCGGTTCCTTGGCCGTACCGGTGGACATCATCGAAGAACGCATCATTGGTCCGAGCCTGGGTGCCGACAACATCAAGCGCGGCATGGAGGCCACCGTCATCGGTTTTGTCCTGATCTGCGTGTTCGTGGTCATCTACTATCGGCTGGTAGGTGTGGTTGCGGTCGTCGGGCTAATGGTGAATCTGCTGCTGCTGTTGGCAGTGTTGAGTGCGCTGGGCGCGACGCTGACCATGCCGGGTATCGCCGGTATCGTGTTGACCCTGGGCATGGCGGTCGACGCCAACGTGTTGATTGCCGAACGTATCCGCGAGGAAATCCGCTCGGGCAATTCACCGGTCAACTCGCTGCGTGCCGGCTATGAGAAGGCCTGGGGCACGATTCTGGACGCCAATTTGACCACCCTGTTTGCGGCGGTGGCGATGTTTGCCTTCGGCGCCGGTCCGGTGAAGGGCTTCGCTGTCACGCTGCTGACCGGCATCCTGACCTCGATGTTCAGCGCCGTCATGGTGACCCAGATGATCATGTCGCTGATCTACGGCAACCGCCGCAAAGTCTCGTCGATCTCGGTCTGA
- a CDS encoding porin family protein, whose protein sequence is MIRRAIAVLLLAAVGSAPAFAETNVYAGLRVGTNLDGRFADAGGKLDTDTPFGGYLGWNINPNLAIEFAATNLGSSQRSNIADGGFDVDGALYQLGVVGSFPLSDQFNLLAGVGGFRLNEDGDGSSIAGPVSVDFGDTGVYAEVGGRFQLNPQWALRASYTWFDFESGSDGNFWGGAELRF, encoded by the coding sequence ATGATTCGTCGCGCCATTGCTGTGTTGCTGCTGGCCGCTGTGGGTTCTGCCCCGGCCTTTGCCGAAACCAATGTCTACGCCGGCCTGCGGGTCGGCACCAACCTCGACGGCCGCTTTGCTGACGCTGGCGGAAAGCTCGATACCGACACACCCTTCGGTGGCTATCTGGGGTGGAACATCAATCCCAATCTGGCCATCGAGTTCGCCGCCACCAACCTCGGCAGCAGTCAGCGCAGCAATATCGCCGACGGCGGTTTTGACGTTGACGGCGCGCTCTATCAGCTCGGCGTGGTCGGCAGCTTTCCGCTGTCAGACCAGTTCAATCTGCTGGCCGGCGTCGGCGGATTCCGACTGAACGAAGATGGCGACGGCTCCAGCATTGCCGGCCCGGTCAGCGTCGATTTCGGCGACACCGGCGTCTACGCCGAGGTCGGCGGGCGCTTCCAGCTCAACCCGCAGTGGGCCCTGCGCGCCAGCTACACCTGGTTCGACTTCGAATCCGGCAGCGACGGCAACTTCTGGGGCGGTGCCGAACTCAGGTTCTGA
- a CDS encoding wax ester/triacylglycerol synthase family O-acyltransferase, giving the protein MRLRSLSGLDAGFLYLEAAGTPMHVGSLMLLTPPKKRGYDFHSAVQALIAERLPKARALKRQLVEAPLELAHPMWSEARHLDLDAHIVRVRLPRAGTEAQLLRCVSELHAEQLPRDRPLWQLVVIDGLASGEVALYSKIHHALLDGQGGIALAQALLDLESHIPKPREPEAASADDDAAPRKRDRANTAVRATVSQFARLIQAVPATLKMAGHALSEAGSLVGRLRETVLLAPKTAFNVHIGPDRAFAVASFDLARIKRVTKAFGVSLNDVVLAMVAHALREYLRKHESLPDEAMVVAMPISLRGAGDGEANNQVSMVQCPLPTHLANALQRLRSIHESTAGIKNRVAAVKDLIPTDFPGLAAPIWASGLSRLWARGRISERLPALANLVVSNVPGPPVDLFLAGARLRHYYPVSIVTHGLGLNITVQSYAGQLEFGLISARDVVERPDNIARGLSRGLDALERSIKA; this is encoded by the coding sequence GTGCGACTGAGGAGCTTGAGCGGCCTGGACGCTGGTTTCCTGTACCTGGAGGCCGCTGGCACACCGATGCACGTTGGCAGCCTGATGCTGCTCACACCGCCGAAGAAGCGCGGCTACGATTTCCACAGCGCGGTACAGGCGCTGATTGCCGAGCGCTTGCCCAAGGCCCGCGCCCTCAAGCGGCAACTGGTCGAAGCGCCGCTGGAATTGGCGCATCCGATGTGGAGCGAGGCGAGGCACCTGGATCTCGACGCCCATATCGTGCGCGTGCGCCTGCCGCGCGCTGGCACCGAAGCGCAATTGCTGCGCTGCGTCTCCGAGCTGCACGCCGAACAACTGCCGCGCGATCGGCCCCTGTGGCAACTGGTGGTCATTGACGGTCTGGCCAGTGGCGAAGTGGCGCTGTACTCAAAGATTCACCATGCACTGCTCGATGGCCAGGGCGGCATTGCCCTCGCCCAGGCGCTGCTCGATCTGGAATCGCATATACCCAAGCCGAGAGAGCCGGAGGCCGCATCGGCGGACGACGATGCGGCGCCGCGCAAGCGCGACCGCGCCAACACCGCGGTTCGGGCCACGGTCAGCCAGTTTGCGCGTCTGATCCAGGCTGTCCCGGCGACGCTGAAGATGGCGGGCCACGCACTCAGCGAGGCCGGCAGTCTGGTCGGACGATTGCGTGAGACCGTGCTGCTGGCGCCGAAAACCGCCTTCAATGTTCACATCGGCCCTGATCGGGCCTTTGCCGTCGCCAGTTTCGATCTGGCCCGGATCAAACGCGTCACCAAGGCTTTCGGTGTGAGCCTGAACGATGTGGTGCTGGCCATGGTCGCCCATGCCCTGCGCGAGTACCTGCGCAAGCACGAATCTCTGCCGGACGAGGCGATGGTGGTCGCGATGCCGATCTCGCTGCGCGGCGCCGGTGATGGTGAAGCCAACAATCAGGTTTCCATGGTCCAGTGCCCCCTGCCCACGCACCTCGCCAACGCGTTGCAGCGCTTGCGGTCTATCCATGAATCCACGGCCGGAATCAAGAATCGTGTGGCCGCGGTCAAGGATCTGATTCCCACCGACTTCCCGGGTCTCGCAGCGCCGATCTGGGCCTCCGGGCTGAGTCGACTATGGGCCCGCGGCCGAATTTCCGAGCGCTTGCCGGCCCTGGCCAATCTGGTGGTCTCCAATGTGCCCGGCCCACCGGTTGATCTCTTTCTGGCCGGCGCCCGACTGCGGCACTACTACCCGGTATCGATCGTGACCCACGGTCTGGGCCTGAACATCACCGTCCAGAGTTATGCCGGTCAGCTTGAGTTTGGCCTGATCAGCGCCAGAGATGTCGTGGAGCGACCGGACAACATCGCCCGAGGCCTGTCCCGCGGCCTCGACGCATTGGAGCGGAGCATCAAGGCATGA
- a CDS encoding helix-turn-helix domain-containing protein: MATSPAQSALHPVYVRLLGVLLARRGIDTQALLSAAQITRHELQKDTLLPYAPIERLILGAIEASACPWLGLEFGAAAQIHTHGLVGNATIASGTLDAALRTLSRFASLRTGLVRFEICRGAHSTEVHILPQLPLGAAARFVHDALLVILERMLQTLSPAPFQIARYTLPFAAPEWVARYRDHLSGELAFVPASVACMEFDNLTLDSDCLTADAQACAQATLECARQLDLANAEPGLASRIRSWLAASDAELPSAEDMARKLHLSPRSLYRHLKAIGLSYQQLVDDHRLERARWLLAHTDLPVERIAERLGYADSSNFSRTFRRWTGGTPREYRQSARASDT, translated from the coding sequence ATGGCGACCAGTCCCGCGCAATCGGCCTTGCACCCGGTCTATGTCAGGCTGCTCGGCGTGCTGCTGGCGCGTCGTGGCATCGACACCCAGGCCTTGCTGAGCGCCGCGCAGATCACCCGCCATGAGCTGCAGAAGGACACGCTGCTGCCCTATGCCCCGATCGAGCGCCTGATCCTGGGCGCGATCGAGGCCAGCGCCTGCCCCTGGCTGGGCCTGGAATTCGGTGCTGCCGCCCAGATTCACACCCACGGACTGGTCGGCAACGCCACCATAGCCAGTGGCACCCTGGATGCCGCCCTGCGTACCCTGTCCCGCTTCGCCAGCCTGCGCACCGGATTGGTTCGCTTCGAGATTTGCCGCGGCGCCCACAGCACCGAGGTGCACATCCTGCCGCAACTGCCGCTGGGAGCTGCAGCACGCTTTGTTCATGACGCCCTGCTGGTGATTCTGGAGCGCATGCTGCAAACCCTGTCGCCGGCGCCATTCCAGATTGCCCGATACACCCTGCCCTTTGCGGCACCGGAATGGGTCGCGCGCTATCGCGACCATCTTTCCGGCGAACTCGCCTTTGTGCCCGCCTCCGTGGCCTGCATGGAATTCGACAACCTGACACTGGACAGCGATTGCCTGACGGCAGACGCACAGGCCTGCGCCCAGGCGACTCTGGAGTGCGCACGGCAACTGGATCTGGCCAACGCCGAGCCCGGACTGGCCAGCCGTATCCGCAGCTGGCTGGCTGCCAGTGATGCCGAGCTGCCGTCGGCCGAGGACATGGCCCGCAAGCTCCACTTGTCGCCACGCAGCCTGTACCGACACCTGAAAGCCATCGGTCTCAGCTACCAACAACTTGTCGACGACCATCGGCTGGAGCGCGCCCGCTGGCTGCTGGCCCATACCGATCTGCCGGTCGAGCGCATCGCCGAGCGTCTGGGCTATGCCGACAGCTCCAACTTCAGCCGCACCTTCAGGCGCTGGACCGGAGGCACGCCGCGAGAATATCGGCAGAGCGCGCGGGCGAGCGATACCTGA
- the greA gene encoding transcription elongation factor GreA — protein sequence MRRAPLTQKGAVRLRGELDHLKSVIRPQIIAAIAEARAHGDLKENAEYHAAREQQSFTEGRINELENTLANAEIIDTAKLNPGSRIVFGAYVELQDLHSDETVSYQIVGDLEADIKLRMISVSSPVARALIGKSEGDVVDIVTPGGNKSFEVVEVRYEA from the coding sequence ATGAGACGAGCACCATTGACGCAGAAGGGCGCCGTGCGCCTGCGCGGAGAGCTGGATCACCTGAAATCGGTGATCCGGCCGCAGATCATCGCTGCCATCGCCGAAGCGCGCGCGCATGGCGATCTGAAGGAAAACGCCGAGTACCACGCCGCCCGTGAGCAGCAGAGCTTCACCGAAGGCCGCATCAACGAGCTGGAAAACACGCTCGCCAATGCCGAGATCATCGACACCGCCAAGCTCAATCCGGGCTCGCGGATCGTCTTTGGCGCCTACGTGGAGCTGCAGGATCTGCACAGCGACGAGACGGTCAGCTACCAGATCGTCGGCGACCTCGAAGCCGACATCAAGTTGCGCATGATCTCGGTGAGCTCACCGGTGGCGCGGGCGCTGATCGGCAAGAGCGAGGGCGATGTGGTCGACATCGTCACGCCGGGTGGCAACAAGAGCTTCGAGGTGGTCGAGGTGCGGTACGAGGCCTGA
- the secF gene encoding protein translocase subunit SecF, producing the protein MEFFNPNANIQFMRWRNVAVAISAFLFIASIVLLGVRGLNLALDFTGGTLVEAEFAQPVEIDKVRSALDQAGFVNFTVQSIGGAREAAMRLPPIAKGEANADRQREMAESVGKALNDAGLEATVKRSEFVGPQVGEELTESGVIAVVFVILTIMLYVAMRFEWRFGLAAIAGEVHDVIISLGFVCLLGLNFDLTVLAGLLTVAGYSINDKVVVFDRVREIFRSARKLPPEETINKAVNNTLSRTFITGLTTFFALFSLYLIGGPAVEGFAITVIFGVFIGTLSSIFFCNPILLWLGVTKSDLQVVKKEDPALALRP; encoded by the coding sequence ATGGAATTTTTCAATCCGAATGCCAACATCCAGTTCATGCGTTGGCGCAATGTGGCGGTGGCGATTTCCGCGTTCCTCTTCATCGCCTCGATCGTGCTGCTCGGCGTGCGCGGCCTGAATCTGGCGCTGGATTTCACGGGCGGCACGCTGGTCGAAGCCGAGTTTGCGCAACCGGTGGAAATCGACAAGGTGCGCTCGGCGCTGGATCAGGCCGGTTTCGTGAACTTCACCGTGCAGAGCATCGGCGGCGCCCGGGAAGCCGCCATGCGCCTGCCGCCCATTGCCAAGGGTGAGGCCAATGCCGACCGTCAGCGCGAGATGGCGGAATCGGTGGGCAAGGCCCTGAATGACGCCGGGCTCGAAGCCACCGTCAAGCGCAGCGAATTCGTCGGGCCGCAGGTGGGTGAAGAACTGACGGAAAGCGGCGTCATCGCGGTCGTTTTTGTCATCCTGACCATCATGTTGTACGTGGCCATGCGTTTCGAATGGCGCTTTGGCTTGGCCGCCATCGCCGGTGAAGTTCATGACGTCATCATCAGTCTGGGTTTCGTCTGCTTGCTGGGCTTGAACTTCGATCTGACCGTGCTGGCGGGCTTGTTGACCGTGGCCGGTTACTCGATCAACGACAAGGTGGTGGTGTTTGACCGCGTGCGTGAAATTTTCCGCAGTGCACGCAAGCTGCCGCCGGAAGAAACCATCAACAAGGCGGTGAACAACACGCTGTCGCGTACGTTCATCACCGGACTGACCACCTTCTTCGCGCTGTTCTCGCTTTATCTGATCGGTGGTCCGGCGGTGGAAGGCTTTGCCATCACCGTGATCTTCGGCGTGTTCATCGGCACGCTGTCGTCTATCTTCTTCTGCAACCCGATCCTGTTGTGGCTGGGTGTCACCAAGAGCGACCTGCAGGTGGTCAAGAAGGAAGATCCGGCGCTGGCTTTGCGTCCCTGA
- a CDS encoding YggT family protein: MGYMIYGYLIQFLIWIPLTILFLRIALPLVRAPFSDPMVGWVYSVTTPVLRPIEKIVPRWRNLSLAAVLLFWLVASLEQALLMLFSRNLLVWLLGGLAGAISFALGFMIVVIFVWVLFTFFQPRAGSSIVSIVQRLASPICNVFRRRIPAIGPFDLSPALAILTLTILRLIVPWAIYSLIQGP; encoded by the coding sequence ATGGGCTACATGATCTACGGCTACCTGATCCAGTTCCTGATCTGGATTCCACTGACCATCCTGTTCCTGCGTATCGCACTGCCGCTGGTGCGGGCGCCGTTTTCCGACCCAATGGTGGGCTGGGTGTACTCGGTCACCACGCCGGTACTGCGGCCAATCGAGAAGATCGTGCCGCGCTGGCGCAATCTCAGCCTCGCCGCCGTGCTGCTGTTCTGGCTGGTGGCTAGTCTGGAACAGGCGCTGCTGATGCTGTTCAGCCGCAATCTTCTGGTCTGGTTGCTGGGTGGCCTGGCCGGCGCCATCAGTTTTGCGCTGGGATTCATGATCGTCGTGATCTTTGTCTGGGTGCTGTTCACCTTCTTTCAGCCCCGCGCGGGATCCTCGATCGTGTCAATCGTGCAGCGCCTGGCCAGTCCGATCTGCAATGTCTTCCGTCGCCGGATTCCCGCCATCGGACCCTTCGATCTGTCCCCCGCTCTGGCGATTCTCACGTTAACGATTCTGCGGCTGATCGTGCCTTGGGCGATCTACTCGCTGATTCAGGGGCCCTGA
- a CDS encoding alpha/beta fold hydrolase — MSETRTRQVRSAQSPQAPSRLLLALESRAVFEWASFALAWPWLKRAPKGDGHPVLVLPGLVAGDSSTWPLRRFLEELGYVAYPWKLGVNFGPRGETVPKLLTRVRNIHRKHGRKVSVIGWSLGGAMARALGARMPDQVRNVVTLGSPVQPHPHATNAWKVFEAVSGWRSDDPELHEMARAHPLMPNTSIFSKADGIVSWRASLAPDAPHSENIEIAASHLGIGVNPLALWAIADRLSQPEGGWKPFERDGLLRWLLFRQPHQFRFAQLL; from the coding sequence ATGAGTGAAACCAGAACCCGGCAGGTCAGGTCTGCGCAAAGCCCCCAGGCGCCCTCGCGTCTGCTGTTGGCGCTGGAATCGCGCGCCGTATTCGAGTGGGCGTCCTTTGCACTGGCGTGGCCCTGGCTGAAACGTGCACCCAAAGGCGACGGTCACCCGGTACTGGTATTGCCTGGCCTGGTCGCTGGCGACAGCAGCACCTGGCCATTGCGCCGCTTTCTGGAAGAACTCGGCTACGTGGCCTATCCATGGAAACTGGGTGTGAATTTCGGCCCGCGCGGTGAGACGGTGCCCAAATTGCTGACTCGGGTGCGCAACATTCACCGCAAGCACGGTCGCAAGGTCAGCGTCATTGGCTGGTCCCTGGGTGGCGCCATGGCCAGAGCATTGGGCGCACGCATGCCCGATCAGGTGCGCAATGTAGTGACCCTGGGCTCGCCGGTGCAGCCGCATCCGCATGCCACCAATGCCTGGAAGGTCTTTGAAGCCGTGAGCGGCTGGCGCAGCGATGATCCGGAATTGCACGAAATGGCCAGGGCGCACCCGTTGATGCCCAACACCTCGATATTCAGCAAGGCCGACGGCATCGTCTCCTGGCGCGCCTCACTGGCGCCGGACGCGCCGCACAGCGAGAACATTGAAATTGCCGCCAGCCATCTGGGCATCGGCGTCAATCCGCTGGCGCTGTGGGCCATAGCCGATCGGTTGTCGCAGCCCGAAGGCGGCTGGAAACCCTTCGAGCGTGACGGACTGCTGCGCTGGCTGCTGTTCCGGCAGCCGCATCAGTTCCGGTTTGCGCAACTGCTCTGA
- a CDS encoding alkane 1-monooxygenase has protein sequence MIQPLDDGTHYRDRKRYAWLLSLAVPALVGAGPLLYLALPDTRLLWLPIVLVYLFLPVFDYLMGVDQSNPPESAVPALEADRYYRVITWLLVPMLWAEFIFAAWFVSSRELPWHGWLAVAMATGVVGGFCINVGHELGHKREALERWLAKLVLAPTGYGHFYVEHNRGHHRDVATPSDPASSRLGETIYRFLLREMPGAWRRGWALEVERMASLGKPWWSLSNDIVQTTLITTGLWLTLMLWLGIAVLPFLLLASFWANFQLTSANYIEHYGIARKQLVDGRFEPCKPQHSWNSNHIVSNWALFHLQRHSDHHAHATRRYQSLRTFDNLPQLPSGYFGMFLLAYVPPLWFKVMDRRLLDLVGDDIERINFDPARREDLMRRYGL, from the coding sequence ATGATTCAGCCACTGGACGACGGCACGCACTACCGGGATCGCAAGCGCTATGCGTGGCTGCTGTCGTTGGCCGTGCCGGCACTGGTGGGTGCCGGTCCGTTGCTGTACCTGGCACTCCCGGACACGCGCCTGCTGTGGCTGCCGATTGTGCTGGTCTATCTGTTCTTGCCGGTCTTCGACTACCTGATGGGCGTGGATCAGAGCAACCCGCCGGAATCGGCCGTGCCGGCGCTGGAAGCCGATCGCTACTATCGCGTGATCACCTGGCTGCTGGTGCCGATGCTGTGGGCCGAGTTCATCTTTGCCGCCTGGTTTGTCAGCAGCCGCGAACTGCCCTGGCATGGCTGGCTCGCCGTGGCCATGGCCACCGGAGTGGTCGGCGGCTTCTGCATCAATGTCGGCCATGAACTCGGGCACAAGCGCGAGGCCCTGGAACGCTGGCTGGCCAAGCTGGTGCTGGCCCCCACTGGCTACGGTCATTTCTACGTCGAACACAATCGCGGCCATCACCGTGATGTCGCCACGCCATCGGATCCGGCCTCGTCGCGCCTGGGCGAGACCATCTATCGCTTCCTGTTGCGGGAGATGCCGGGCGCCTGGCGCCGAGGCTGGGCCCTGGAAGTCGAGCGCATGGCGAGTCTGGGCAAGCCCTGGTGGAGCCTCAGCAACGACATCGTACAAACCACGCTGATCACCACCGGGCTGTGGCTGACGCTGATGCTGTGGCTGGGCATCGCGGTGCTGCCTTTCCTGCTGCTGGCCTCGTTCTGGGCCAACTTCCAGCTCACCAGCGCCAATTACATCGAACACTACGGCATCGCCCGCAAGCAGCTGGTCGATGGTCGATTCGAGCCGTGCAAGCCGCAGCATTCCTGGAACAGCAACCACATCGTGTCGAACTGGGCGCTGTTCCATCTGCAACGCCATTCCGATCATCACGCCCATGCCACCCGGCGCTATCAGTCGCTGCGCACCTTTGACAATCTGCCGCAGTTGCCCAGTGGCTATTTCGGCATGTTCCTGCTGGCCTACGTTCCACCGCTATGGTTCAAGGTCATGGATCGACGCTTGCTGGATCTGGTCGGCGACGACATCGAGCGCATCAATTTCGATCCGGCACGGCGAGAGGATTTGATGCGGCGGTATGGGTTGTAG
- the yajC gene encoding preprotein translocase subunit YajC, with protein sequence MDFLISPAYAQAAGQQPSMWPSLIMLLVFFAIFYFLLIRPQQKRMADHKKMVEALGRGDEIVTTGGVLGRIEEVGDSFVTLEVAQGVRIKVQKHALGAVLPKGTYKSA encoded by the coding sequence ATGGATTTCTTGATCTCCCCCGCGTACGCGCAGGCCGCCGGGCAACAGCCCAGCATGTGGCCCAGTCTCATCATGTTGCTGGTGTTCTTCGCCATCTTCTATTTTCTTCTGATTCGCCCGCAACAGAAGCGCATGGCCGACCACAAGAAGATGGTCGAGGCGCTAGGCCGCGGCGATGAAATCGTCACCACCGGCGGCGTTCTCGGTCGTATCGAAGAGGTTGGCGACAGTTTCGTGACCCTGGAAGTCGCTCAGGGTGTGCGCATCAAGGTGCAGAAGCACGCGCTCGGCGCGGTCTTGCCCAAGGGCACCTACAAATCCGCCTGA
- a CDS encoding pyrroline-5-carboxylate reductase, with product MTTRIAFIGGGNMARSLIGGLIRQGRSRASIHVAEPNAALRDALTQDFGVITHRDNLAAALACDIWVLAVKPQVMPQVLTQLAPAATDRAPLVVSIAAGVTHHSMAAALGERARVVRSMPNTPAMIGAGITGLYAGADVNDEERLLVEQLLATAGATVWIADESLMDAVTAVSGSGPAYFFLLIESLIAAGVKQGLPPDTAATLAKHTALGAARMTLESSEPPEILRQRVTSPGGTTAAALDTFAAGGFAELVDRAVAAATRRGRELAQGG from the coding sequence ATGACGACTCGTATTGCATTCATCGGCGGCGGCAATATGGCCCGCAGCCTGATCGGCGGCCTGATTCGCCAGGGTCGCAGTCGCGCGTCCATCCACGTGGCTGAGCCGAACGCGGCACTGCGCGACGCGCTGACGCAGGATTTTGGCGTGATCACGCACCGCGACAATCTGGCCGCGGCGCTGGCCTGCGACATCTGGGTGCTGGCGGTGAAACCCCAGGTCATGCCCCAGGTGCTGACCCAACTGGCGCCAGCGGCGACCGACCGGGCCCCTCTGGTGGTGTCGATTGCCGCGGGCGTCACCCACCACAGCATGGCTGCCGCGCTCGGCGAGCGTGCGCGGGTGGTGCGCAGCATGCCCAATACGCCGGCGATGATCGGTGCCGGCATCACCGGGTTGTACGCGGGTGCTGATGTCAATGACGAGGAACGATTGCTGGTCGAGCAACTCCTCGCCACCGCCGGTGCCACGGTGTGGATTGCCGACGAGTCGCTCATGGATGCGGTCACGGCGGTCTCGGGCAGCGGACCGGCCTATTTCTTCCTGCTGATCGAAAGTCTGATCGCCGCCGGCGTGAAACAAGGCCTGCCGCCGGACACAGCGGCGACGCTGGCCAAGCACACGGCACTGGGAGCGGCGCGGATGACCCTGGAATCCAGCGAGCCGCCGGAGATTCTGCGTCAGCGCGTGACCTCGCCGGGCGGCACCACGGCTGCGGCGCTCGACACCTTTGCCGCCGGCGGTTTTGCTGAACTGGTCGATCGTGCCGTGGCCGCCGCCACCCGGCGCGGTCGCGAACTGGCGCAGGGAGGCTGA